GTTAGAGTGAAAGATAAAGGGACAGTGCTTCTCAATTATATGCTGGGGAAAAGTTTTTTTCCGGTGAATCTGGATTTTTCTGATTATAAAGGAAAAGATAATCATGTGAAGATTTATGCATCTGATTTTGAGAAAAAGATATTGAGCCAGTTGAATGTATCCTCCAAGATTCTGTCAATCAAGCCGGATACATTGGAGTATATCTATTCTGAAGGAAAGGCTAAGTTGATACCTGTCCGTTTTCGGGGAAAAGTGACGGCCGGGCTTCAATATTATGTATCAGATACGATTTGCAGCCCGGATTCTGTATTGGTTTATGCTCCGGAAGGAATTCTAGATACTATCACAACCGCCTATACTCAAAAGATCACTTTGGAGAATATTTCAGATACGACCCGGCAACGAATTCCGCTGACTACAGAAAGGGGAGTGAAGTTTGTTCCGGCTTCGGTAGAAATGTCATTCCCGGTAGATATTTATACGGAGAAAACAGTTGAAGTACCATTGTACGGAGTTAATTTTCCGGCAGATAAGGCATTACGTACCTTTCCTTCTAAAGTTCAGATCACTTTTCAGGTCGGGCTGAAACGGTTTCGTAGTATAAAAGCAAGCGATTTTATCATCCATATTTCTTACGAAGAGTTGTTGAAGCTCGGTTCTGATAAATATACGGTTAAGCTGAAGTCGTTTCCGAGTGGAATCAATCAAATCCGTATTGTTCCTGAGCAAGTAGACTTCCTGATAGAACAAATAACTTCTAATGTCGATTAAGATTGGTATAACCGGTGGTATCGGTAGTGGAAAGAGCGTTGTTTCCAGACTATTCGGAATAATGGGAATTCCTGTTTATATTTCGGATATAGAAGCGAAGCGTATCACACAGACGGATCCTGTGATCGGTCAGGGACTTAGTGTGCTGGTCGGTCAGGATGTGTTTCAAAACGGATTATTGAATCGTTCTTTGTTGGCCTCCTATATGTTCGGTCATCCGGAGCACATACAAAAAGTGAATGAAATTATTCATCCAAGGGTAAAAGAAGATTTCCGCCGTTGGGCTGCCCGGTTTGGGGGTGAACAGTGGGTGGGTATGGAGTCTGCCATACTTGTGGAAGCGGGTTTTAGAGATGAAGTCGATTTTTTGGTGATGGTGTATGCACCGCTGGAAGTGAGAGTGGAGCGTGCCATAAAGCGTGATTTTTCATCGAGGGAACTGGTAATGAAGCGTATCGAAGCTCAAATGAGTGATAAAGTTAAGAGAGAGTATGCCGATTTCGTGATCGTGAATGACGATGAAACGCCTTTAATTCCACAGGTTTTGAAGCTTATTTCTTTGCTATCTAAAAATAATCATTACCTTTGCCCTGCAAAAAATAATTAATAAATAAAAGGATATATACTATGTTGAAGACTATTTTGTCTATCTCGGGTAAACCGGGACTATACAAACTTATTTCGCAAGGAAAAAATATGTTGATTGTTGAATCAGTCAATACAGAGAAGAAACGTTTCCCCGCTTACGGTAATGAAAAAATTATTTCTTTGGGAGATATAGCCATGTACACGAACGATGCTGAAGTTCCTTTGCATGATGTGCTGGAAGCCATCAAAGAGAAAGAAAAATCAGCACAGGCTTCTATCGATCCGAAAAAGGCTACTTCTGAACAATTACGTGAATATTTGGCTGAAGTATTACCTGATTTCGACCGTGAACGCGTATATATAGCTGATATCAAGAAACTGGTAACTTGGTATAACATATTGATTTCTAATGGAATTACAGAATTCAAACCGAAAGAAGAGGTTAAGGAAGAAGTGGCTGAATAATCTGTCTCATTTATTGAATTGAAAAAAGAGGCTGTCTAACAAGTCCTATTTTAACAATTTCACCCCTGCCAGAATATGCTTTGGCAGGGGTGACTTCTAATTACTGATACCTGTTAGACAGTCTCTTTTTTGAATAGAACCTCTCAATTTCTGAATACCAGTCCGTCTCCGTCGGCATTAACAATAATAGCTTTGCTCCGGTCGACTTCTTGGGATAACAACTTTTTGGATAGATCGTTCAGCAGATAACGTTGGATCGCTCTCTTTACCGGACGAGCTCCAAATTCAGGATCATATCCCACTTGAGATAAGAAGTTTAATGCTTCTTCAGTCAGTTCCAGTTTCACTCCGTTTTCGGCAAGCAATCTTTGTACCCCCTTGATTTGCAAGAGTACAATCTGCTTGATTTCCTTTTCGTTCAAAGGTAAGAACATAATCGTTTCATCGATACGGTTCAGGAATTCCGGACGAATCGTCTTTTTCAACATATTCATGACTTCCCGCTTCGTTTCTTCGATCACTTCCTCCTTATTGGAACCGTGCAACTTTTCCATCTGACTCTGTATATAAGAGCTACCCATATTCGAAGTCATGATGATGATGGTATTCTTGAAGTTGACTACTCTTCCTTTATTGTCTGTCAGTCGTCCGTCATCCAATACCTGCAACAAGATATTGAAGACATCCGGATGAGCTTTTTCTATCTCGTCAAACAAGACCACAGAATAAGGTTTCCGGCGTATAGCTTCTGTCAGCTGACCGCCTTCATCGTATCCTACGTATCCCGGAGGCGCTCCGACTAATCGGGAAACACTATGCTTTTCCTGATACTCACTCATGTCGATACGAGTCATCATCGTTTCGTCATCGAACAGGAATTCTGCCAATGCCTTCGCCAGTTCGGTCTTACCCACACCGGTGGTTCCAAGGAAAATGAACGAGCCGATCGGACGTTTCGGATCCTGTAATCCGGCACGACTGCGACGCACAGCATCTGCCACAGCTTCAATCGCTTCATCTTGGCCGATTACACGTCGATGAAGTTCCTCTTCCAAGTGCAATAGTTTATCTTTCTCACTTTGCAGCATCTTGCTGACAGGGATACCAGTCCAGCGGGAAACGACATCAGCAATATCCTCAGCGTCTACCTCTTCTTTAATCATGGCCTTATCGCCCTGCATATCACGTAGTTGCCTTTGAGTCTCTTCTATTTCTTTATCCAAAGCCTGAAGTTTACCGTAACGGATTTCGGCTACTTTGCCGTAGTCGCCTTCGCGTTCAGCTTTTTCTGCTTCAAATTTAAGATTCTCTATTTCAACCTTATTCTGCTGGATTCTATCCATCAGCGTTTTTTCACTCTGCCATTTGGCCTTAAAAGACTTCTCCTGTTCTTTAAGTTCGGCAAGCTCCTTCCCGATGATTTCCAGTTTCGGTTGATCGTTTTCACGTTTGATAGCTTCCCTCTCGATTTCCAACTGTTTGATTTTGCGGGAGATTTCATCCAGTTCTTCAGGAACGGAATCTACCTCCATACGCAGTTTGGCTGCGGCTTCATCCATCAGGTCAATGGCTTTATCCGGCAGGAAACGGTCGGTGATATAACGGCTGCTCAATTCGACGGCTGCAATGATGGCGTCATCTTTGATACGTACATGGTGATGATTCTCGTAACGCTCTTTCAGTCCACGAAGGATAGAAATGGTACTCAAGTTATCCGGTTCATCCACTTGTACGATTTGGAAACGACGCTCCAAAGCCTTATCCTTTTCGAAGTACTTTTGATACTCATCGAGAGTGGTTGCTCCGATGGAGCGTAATTCTCCACGAGCTAAGGCAGGTTTTAGAATGTTTGCGGCATCCATGGCACCTTCCCCCTTTCCGGCTCCTACCAGTGTATGAATCTCATCAATGAACAGAATAATGTCACCTTCCGATTTCTTCACTTCATTGACCACTGATTTCAGCCGTTCTTCAAACTCCCCTTTATACTTTGCACCGGCCACCAGTGCCCCCATATCCAGTGAATAGACCTGTTTGTTTTTCAGGTTTTCAGGTACATCTCCGCGAAGGATACGATGCGCCAAGCCTTCTACGATTGCTGTCTTACCGGTTCCCGGTTCACCAATCAGAATCGGATTGTTCTTTGTACGGCGGCTCAATATCTGGAGTACCCGACGGATTTCTTCATCACGTCCGATTACAGGATCCAGTTTGCCGCTACGGGCAGCTTCGTTCAGGTTGATAGCATACTTTTCCAGTGATTGATAAGTATCCTCACTGGATGGTGACGTTACTTTTTCTCCTTTTCTCAATTCGCTGATAGCATTGCGTAATTCTTTTTCCGTCATGCCGGCATCTTTCAAGATGGTGGAGACAGTACTTTTTACAGTCAGCAATGCCAGTATGATATGCTCTAATGAAACAAACTCATCGCCCATTTCTTTAGAATACTGCGTTGCTTTCTGCAATACATCGTTGGACTCGCGACTCAAATACGGCTCTCCGCCGGATACTTTGGGTAGGGAGTCGATCTGTTTGTCGACAACAAGAGCTACCTGCTGTCCGTTCATGCCCAGTTTCTGGAAGATGAAGTTAGTGACATTTTCACCTATCTTTATTACTCCCTGCATGAGGTGGACAGGTTCAATGGCTTGTTGTCCCCGACTTTGTACCAGGTTCACGGCCTCCTGTACCGCTTCTTGAGATTTGATGGTAAAATTGTTAAAGTTCATATCTTTGTTCTCCTTTCTTATTTCAGTTTTTAATAACACTTCAGAGGACGCAAAATATTTGCCAAGTGCAAAAATGTGACAAAATAGCATGATTATTAAGGAGTTAAAAGACAAAATGACCTTTTTATCTGGAATTAACTGACGAATTTGCTATCACATACCATTGGTTACATGATACGCTTGTTTGTGTAATCTTGACCTGTGATGAAAGAAAATGAGCATTAGAAGCGGATAAATAAAAGTATTGTAGTATCTTTATCCACTGTAATAATATAGATGGTATATGAATGATAAGTCTCAAATTAAACTGGCTGAAACAGTGGTGTTGATTGACGCTGCTTTTTTGAATTTGGTAATAACGGATATAAAAAGGTATTTTGAAGTGACTTTGCATCGTCCTTTACAAGAGATAGACCTTTCGATGTTGACCACTTATATGACTTTGGATGCAGGGATTACGGCGGGGAAGAACGAGGTGCAATTTCTTTTTGTGTATGATAAAGAATCCGGCCGATTGCCATATTGTCAACCTTCCGATTTGCAGGAAGAATTGAATGGAGTTGCGTTTCAGAGCCCTTACGGTGAATATTCTTTTGCCAGTGTCCCGTCGGAAGGAATGGTGTCAAGAGAGGATTTGTTTTTGGATTTACTCTCTATCATTTCCGATTCGACGGACGTGAAAAGAATGATTGTTGTTTCTTTCAACGAGGAGTATGGAAAGAAGGTGACTGATGCTTTGCATGAAGTGAAAGGGAAAGAGATCATTCAATTTCGTATGAATGAGCCGGATCTTCCGGTGGATTATAAATGGGATATGCTGGCTTTTCCTGTTATGCAGGCGTTGGGGATAAAAGCGGAAGAATTGTAATAATTGTTGTGCTTCTATTCTTTCTGCCGCCATTCATTGTCCGTCATTGATTTCTTAACTGTTAATGCTAACTGCCGTGTCCGATTTTCGTTTAAAAGTATTTCAGAGCGTAGCGAAAAATCTGAGTTTTACGAAGGCGTCGCAAGAAGTGTTTGTCAGCCAACCTGCTATCACCAAGCATATTCAGGAACTGGAGACTTACTATCAAGCTCGTTTGTTCGACCGCCAAGGGAGTAAAATCTCACTGACTAAGGCCGGAGAGTTGCTGCTGAAACATAGCGAGAAAATTCTGGACGATTATAAACAATTGGAATATGAGATGCATCTGTTGCATAATGAATATATCGGCGAACTGAAACTAGGAGCCAGCACTACGATTGCTCAATATGTGCTACCTCCTCTGTTGGCAAACTTTATAGCCAAGTTTCCGCAAATCAATCTTTCTTTGATGAATGGAAATTCCCGGGGAGTGGAAGTTGCCCTGCAAGAGCATCGGATTGATTTGGGACTGGTTGAAGGGATTTTCCGCCTGCCTAATCTGAAGTACACTCCATTTTTGCAAGACGAACTGGTTGCCGTGGTGCATACACAGAGTAAGTTAGCTGTCTCGGATGAGATTACTCCGGAAGATTTGCCCAATATTCCGTTGGTTTTGCGGGAGAGAGGTTCCGGCACATTGGATGTGTTTGAGCGTGCTTTGTTGCCACACAATCTCAAACTTTCTTCTTTATATGTATTGATGTATCTGGGTAGTACAGAAAGTATCAAACTTTTTTTGGAACATACGGACTGTATGGGGATTGTTTCTATCCGTTCGGTGCATAAAGAGCTTGTAGCCGGCAATCTCCGTGTCATCGATATAAAAGGAATGCCGATGCTGCGTGAATTTAACTTTGTACAGCTGCAAGGGCAGGAGGGAGGATTGTCGCAGGTA
The nucleotide sequence above comes from Bacteroides sp. AN502(2024). Encoded proteins:
- a CDS encoding CdaR family protein — encoded protein: MFDRRKIEYRYLKLSKKIKDFLISDKSREFLIFLFFFLIAGGFWLLQTLNNDYEAEFSIPVRMKDVPNNVVLTSEPPSELRVRVKDKGTVLLNYMLGKSFFPVNLDFSDYKGKDNHVKIYASDFEKKILSQLNVSSKILSIKPDTLEYIYSEGKAKLIPVRFRGKVTAGLQYYVSDTICSPDSVLVYAPEGILDTITTAYTQKITLENISDTTRQRIPLTTERGVKFVPASVEMSFPVDIYTEKTVEVPLYGVNFPADKALRTFPSKVQITFQVGLKRFRSIKASDFIIHISYEELLKLGSDKYTVKLKSFPSGINQIRIVPEQVDFLIEQITSNVD
- the coaE gene encoding dephospho-CoA kinase (Dephospho-CoA kinase (CoaE) performs the final step in coenzyme A biosynthesis.), which translates into the protein MSIKIGITGGIGSGKSVVSRLFGIMGIPVYISDIEAKRITQTDPVIGQGLSVLVGQDVFQNGLLNRSLLASYMFGHPEHIQKVNEIIHPRVKEDFRRWAARFGGEQWVGMESAILVEAGFRDEVDFLVMVYAPLEVRVERAIKRDFSSRELVMKRIEAQMSDKVKREYADFVIVNDDETPLIPQVLKLISLLSKNNHYLCPAKNN
- a CDS encoding DUF5606 domain-containing protein, producing MLKTILSISGKPGLYKLISQGKNMLIVESVNTEKKRFPAYGNEKIISLGDIAMYTNDAEVPLHDVLEAIKEKEKSAQASIDPKKATSEQLREYLAEVLPDFDRERVYIADIKKLVTWYNILISNGITEFKPKEEVKEEVAE
- the clpB gene encoding ATP-dependent chaperone ClpB, with translation MNFNNFTIKSQEAVQEAVNLVQSRGQQAIEPVHLMQGVIKIGENVTNFIFQKLGMNGQQVALVVDKQIDSLPKVSGGEPYLSRESNDVLQKATQYSKEMGDEFVSLEHIILALLTVKSTVSTILKDAGMTEKELRNAISELRKGEKVTSPSSEDTYQSLEKYAINLNEAARSGKLDPVIGRDEEIRRVLQILSRRTKNNPILIGEPGTGKTAIVEGLAHRILRGDVPENLKNKQVYSLDMGALVAGAKYKGEFEERLKSVVNEVKKSEGDIILFIDEIHTLVGAGKGEGAMDAANILKPALARGELRSIGATTLDEYQKYFEKDKALERRFQIVQVDEPDNLSTISILRGLKERYENHHHVRIKDDAIIAAVELSSRYITDRFLPDKAIDLMDEAAAKLRMEVDSVPEELDEISRKIKQLEIEREAIKRENDQPKLEIIGKELAELKEQEKSFKAKWQSEKTLMDRIQQNKVEIENLKFEAEKAEREGDYGKVAEIRYGKLQALDKEIEETQRQLRDMQGDKAMIKEEVDAEDIADVVSRWTGIPVSKMLQSEKDKLLHLEEELHRRVIGQDEAIEAVADAVRRSRAGLQDPKRPIGSFIFLGTTGVGKTELAKALAEFLFDDETMMTRIDMSEYQEKHSVSRLVGAPPGYVGYDEGGQLTEAIRRKPYSVVLFDEIEKAHPDVFNILLQVLDDGRLTDNKGRVVNFKNTIIIMTSNMGSSYIQSQMEKLHGSNKEEVIEETKREVMNMLKKTIRPEFLNRIDETIMFLPLNEKEIKQIVLLQIKGVQRLLAENGVKLELTEEALNFLSQVGYDPEFGARPVKRAIQRYLLNDLSKKLLSQEVDRSKAIIVNADGDGLVFRN
- a CDS encoding DUF6621 family protein, whose translation is MNDKSQIKLAETVVLIDAAFLNLVITDIKRYFEVTLHRPLQEIDLSMLTTYMTLDAGITAGKNEVQFLFVYDKESGRLPYCQPSDLQEELNGVAFQSPYGEYSFASVPSEGMVSREDLFLDLLSIISDSTDVKRMIVVSFNEEYGKKVTDALHEVKGKEIIQFRMNEPDLPVDYKWDMLAFPVMQALGIKAEEL
- a CDS encoding LysR substrate-binding domain-containing protein, giving the protein MSDFRLKVFQSVAKNLSFTKASQEVFVSQPAITKHIQELETYYQARLFDRQGSKISLTKAGELLLKHSEKILDDYKQLEYEMHLLHNEYIGELKLGASTTIAQYVLPPLLANFIAKFPQINLSLMNGNSRGVEVALQEHRIDLGLVEGIFRLPNLKYTPFLQDELVAVVHTQSKLAVSDEITPEDLPNIPLVLRERGSGTLDVFERALLPHNLKLSSLYVLMYLGSTESIKLFLEHTDCMGIVSIRSVHKELVAGNLRVIDIKGMPMLREFNFVQLQGQEGGLSQVFMRFAGHHSKSL